CGTCGACCCTGTCCATAAGATCAGATACCACAACCTCTGCCTTCTGTCCTCTTTTTACCTTTCCATAACACCAGGCAGGAAGCTGCACGCTCAGCTTCATCTTTGAGTCATCAACAATGGTCATTACCTGCATTTCTTGACTGACAAACATACCTTCACTTGTTGTAAGATTTTGCACAAAACCGTCCTGGGGAGATTTTAAAGTAAAGTTTTGAAGCTGTCTTTGAAAATTTTCTCTTTGAAGTTCAAGATCTAAAAGCTGTCTTTTCAAAGCCTCTATCTTAAAAACTGCCTGGCTGTCATCTATCTTAGCGATTAAATCTCCTTTTTTGACATACTGCCCGTTTTTGACAAAAATTTTTTCTATAGCTCCATTTACCTTCGAGATGACATTTCTTGTGTTGCTGCTTTGCACAATGCCAGACACCAAAAGTGTTTGCTTTAAAGAAATCTTTTGTACCTTTGCAGTCCTTGGCTTAGATGAAGCATTCTTTTTGCTCCCAGATGGCATAGTTAAAACAAGTGTTAAAATAAATCCCACTAATATAAGTAACACAATAATTACAGCTTTTTGCCAGTTTTTTAGACCTTTTGCAGTGTTTTGCATGTGAGAATACTCTCCTTTTTTATCTGCCACCAAACTTCATAAAGTTTTGCGTAAACATTGAAACAATGGGCATTATGAGTGTGACTGCACTATAGACAATACTTACAATAATACTTTTTGCTTTGTTAAGTTCACAGGCAGCAAACACTCCAACGCCAATCAATACATACCGCCAGATAGCAAACACATGCAGGTATGTTCTTATAAAATACTTAAAATCCATTTGAATGTCCAAAATGTTCAAATTTACGACCCTGGCATATATCACATAGAAGATGTAATATGGAATCATCACAAGATTTGCAACTGCTACAATTGTAAGTGCTCTTTTGTAATCAATCTCACCACCTGCAAGCCTTACAATTATGAGCAAGACAAAGGAAGCAATAAAAAATGAAATAATGGTATGTAAAAATGTTGTTCCTGCTAAATAAATAGGTGATTTTGTAAATTTTAGGTTTTTTAAAGTAGCTTCTTGTACTTGCGGATCTTCAGTGAATCTTTTTACATACTCTAACATAGCTTCATCTGAGATTTTAGGCAAAAAAAACGTAGTAAGTGCTGCTACTATCGGTATAAAAAATATTAAAATCACAAAGTCTGGCTTTTCTTTGACTTTCTGAAATACTTTTGTTGGTGAAATAACAAGATTCAGAAGATTTGATGGCTTCAAGTATTCCATACCTTAAACTCCTCCTTTTTAATTTAATCAAAATTTGCACAGTTACTTCTATTTACTATGATTATTAAAATATCAACCACCTTTTATATTATAATTCATTTTCCAGTTTAAAACAACAATATTTTATGAACCTTTAATTTTGTTAAAATATTTTATTTCTTGTCCTACAAATCACAAGGATTTAATTAAAATTGCGCTTAGGAAGTTAAATTATGCTAAACCTTTTAAACAAAAGCACCATAATTATCACCAATCCATTTAGTCCATATATACCACACTTTGCATAAAAAGTGAGGTCAATGTTATACATACTAAAAATAATTGGTATTACAATTGCAATTTTACTCACTCTTTTTGCTTTTGATAACCATTAATGTGAACAAAAAGCTAAAACAAAATTTATTACAAAAAATATTATGAACACAAATTGCTGTTTCTATTATTTTTTTGTTTTTCTCCCCATTTTTAATAATTCTGCTTGAAACCACCCATGCCAAACAAATAATAAAATAAAAATTATTATTGCTGCTTTAATACTCTTAACATTAAAAAATACCTTTGCAATAACAGCACTCAATATAATTAAGATAACCCCAATAATATATAACCATATTTTTTTGTTACTCATTTTAAACCCTCCCTGACACAATTAATTAGCCTTTTGTAAAAAACCAAAGTCAATAATTTTATCACACATTAACTTATCATTATCTGAATGCGAAACAATTAAAAATGATTTATCCTGTTTTTTCATTTCAAAAATAATATTTGCCAAAGCTACTTTACTTTCTTTATCTAAACTATTAAATGGTTCATCCATAAGATACAACTCGGCATTTTTAGCCAGCATCATAGCTATAAACAATTTTTGTCTCATTCCTGCTGAATATTCTAAAATAGGTTGTTTTAGATACATATCTATATTTAATAAATTGCAAAATTCATACACTTTTTTAGTGTACTCGTTTTCATTAAAAATATATGAAAAAAACTTTATATTTTTAAAGCCAGAAAGATTTTCAAGTAAATATATTCTGTCAGGAACATATGAAAATTTAAATTTTATATCAGAAAATTTTACTTGTTTACCATTCAAATAGGCTGCGTAAACCAGATTTTCATCATCAATTATTCCCATTAAAATTTTAAGAAATGTAGTCTTCCCACTTCCATTCGGTCCTATAATTTTTATTACCTCATTCTTATTAATAGACAAATTTAAATCTCTTAATATATACTTCTTTCCATCATAGCTGTATCTGAGATTTTCTATTTGTAGATAAGCCATTTTATTTCACCTCAAGAACGTGTAAGTTAATAATTTTTCATGCGTAATAAGATACAAGAGATTCGATAATTGCGGCAAAAGCTACAAGAACAGTTGCTAAAAAAATTAAAAAAAGAACTCCTCTTAAATATATGTATGAGTGTCTTTGTTGATTCATTGAATTTTTTGAAATTACATAAACAACTTTCAAAGGATAATAACCTAACGACGAAAAAAGTAAAAACCCGGTAATCTCAAATATAGCATGTGGCAATATGTATTTAATAATTGGTAGCCACCCATAACTATTATAAACACTTGCAAGAATATAGCCCAAAGTAATTCCATTATATATAACGTAAAACGTTGTCCCTATCCCAAATGATATAATACCAAAAAGTAAAGCCTTTGAGCAAGTTAATATATTATTTTTAAATATATCTAAAAACGTCAATTTAGTTAAATTTATTTTAATATCTTTATTATAGCCTATAAGAATCCCTACACTTAAAGAAAGTCCATAAAACATAAGTGCAATTAAAAATAAGGGTTTAATCTCTTTAATAGTCTTTATTATAACTACCCTTAATTTTTCTTTTTTTTGCATAATTATCAACCTTCCCAACCCCTATACATAGACTTGAAACATAACAAAAACAAACAGCTATATAACAATACAACCATTCAATACCTTTAAGTAAAGAAAATATTGAGTTAACCACCAATAAGCAATTTGGTATAAATAATAAATAGTATCTTACAATTGTAATTGGAGCTTTAAGCGTAGCCATAATAAACCCATTATTTTCTGTTTCGCCATATATGAGTAAATGTTGTATGTTTTTTGTGAAATATAAGTAATAAGGTTTTATTAATTGAACTATCGCATGCTTCATTGCAAACAAAATTATTAAAATATTGAACAAAAGAAAAACTGCCTTTAATTTCAAACTATACAAAAATATTAGTGTTATTAATAACGAACCAATCAGTATCGGTAAAGCAGAAAAAACAATTAGAACTTTAATCTTCGGTATCATTAGTCCATCCCAAAATCTAAAATCTTCGCTACAGTATATTGCTAAACTTACTTTTTTGTCATAATTAAATTTAAATAAGTCTTCAATCATGAAATTGCATGTTCCAATATATCCATACATAATAAGATAAATACATATAAAATGAATAATTATAGAAACATAAAAACTCTGTATTGTTCCTGCTACTGCTATACTCACACCTGTTGCAAAGAATAATTCATATGGGAAAAGACATCCTATAATTTTATTTGGCTCTAAATTTTTGAGGTAATTTATAAACAAGCACATATCCTTATAAAATCCAGCTTTTAATGAATTGTTATTTATTTTTGGTTTAGCATATCTACAAAATAAGTAACAAAATATGCTTTTTACTATACTATTAATGCTTCTTCCTTTTTTATAATGGAAAAGCCTCTTAGATTTACCAGGGTTCTTTCTTAATATATAAAATATTGTAAAGCAAATTATAATTTCTATTATTACAGCTACTATGTATGTCTTATAATTTTTTGACATATTATTAACTATATCAGACAAATCTTCTACTTTATGAACATAGTAATAACACTTTTTGTTAAAATGATTATTCATAATATTATCGAGGTTAATTAATATTTTTTCTAAAGGCACTTTTAAAGCCTTATATTTATTTATAACTGCACGTAAACCATAGATAAATTGAATTCCAAATTTAGCCATAAAAAATACAATTAACGTTGCGTAACTTCTTAAAAAAAGAAATGAAAAATAAATTCTATATGTAGTATTACTGTTTAAAATATATTTTAAACAGTAAATTAACAAAAAAAGTACTTCAACAAATACATAAAACACTAAAAGCCAAGTCATATTATGTAATAATGTTAAAATTATTATGAGAAACTTCATTAAAATAATTTCAATTTGTCTCGAAAAGTAGGGATACAGAAAAAACACCTTAAATGCTATTTCCTTGTTTGGTAAATATATGCATAATAACTCAAATTCTGATTTCTGTTGTAACCTACTTATGCTAACGTTATAAAACAAATTTAAGTTTATCAATAAATAAACTAATAAAAAGATTAAACATTCCATATTTTTGTTATAATTATTCGAAATCTTTAACATCATACTTACTACGTAATAGAAAAAGACAAGGCTTAATATTTTTAATAGAATATAAATAATCTCCCACCTTTTTAAATTAAAAATTTTAGCAATTCTTTTATATTTTTTCGATAATTCTTCTTGGATAAGCAAAAAATATATTTTCAAAAACCTTACCACTTTAACCCCCTCTTATCAATTTCGAGCTTTTAAAAAATCTTTAATTAGAAAATTTA
The sequence above is drawn from the Caldicellulosiruptor bescii DSM 6725 genome and encodes:
- a CDS encoding Yip1 family protein; its protein translation is MEYLKPSNLLNLVISPTKVFQKVKEKPDFVILIFFIPIVAALTTFFLPKISDEAMLEYVKRFTEDPQVQEATLKNLKFTKSPIYLAGTTFLHTIISFFIASFVLLIIVRLAGGEIDYKRALTIVAVANLVMIPYYIFYVIYARVVNLNILDIQMDFKYFIRTYLHVFAIWRYVLIGVGVFAACELNKAKSIIVSIVYSAVTLIMPIVSMFTQNFMKFGGR
- a CDS encoding ATP-binding cassette domain-containing protein, whose amino-acid sequence is MAYLQIENLRYSYDGKKYILRDLNLSINKNEVIKIIGPNGSGKTTFLKILMGIIDDENLVYAAYLNGKQVKFSDIKFKFSYVPDRIYLLENLSGFKNIKFFSYIFNENEYTKKVYEFCNLLNIDMYLKQPILEYSAGMRQKLFIAMMLAKNAELYLMDEPFNSLDKESKVALANIIFEMKKQDKSFLIVSHSDNDKLMCDKIIDFGFLQKAN
- a CDS encoding stage II sporulation protein M; protein product: MQKKEKLRVVIIKTIKEIKPLFLIALMFYGLSLSVGILIGYNKDIKINLTKLTFLDIFKNNILTCSKALLFGIISFGIGTTFYVIYNGITLGYILASVYNSYGWLPIIKYILPHAIFEITGFLLFSSLGYYPLKVVYVISKNSMNQQRHSYIYLRGVLFLIFLATVLVAFAAIIESLVSYYA